CGATCCTGATCGGCCTCCTCCTCGGTGCCATAGCCACGGTGCTGGCACGCGAGATGAAGAGCCTCCTCGTCGGCGAGTCCGCCGGTGAGGCCGACCACTCGGCCATCGTCGAGGCCATCACCACCACCCCCCAGGTGGTCTCGCTGGTCCACCTCCGGACCCAGCACCTCGGCCCCGACGAGATCCTCGTCGGGGCGAGGGTGGCCTTCGACCCCGACCTCGACACGGCGGGCGTCGCCGCCGCCGTGGACGTCGTGGAGGAACGCGTCCGGCGGGCCGTTCCGACGGCCCGACCCATCTACGTCGAACCGGCGGATCCGACATGACCGGCACTGCCGACGATCCCCTCCGGGTTCCCGCCGAACCGACGAACGGCCGGTACCGGGACGGGCGCACGGCACGAAGGCTGCTCGGCGCCGTCGTCGTCGCAGCCTCCTGGGCGGCCTTCGACACCATCCTGGGGGCCCGTCGGATCTACAGGGCAATGGTCTCGAACCGTCGATCCCGAGCCCGGTCGATCCAACGGGCGTTTCCTATCGAGACCGGAGACACGGTCATGCTGGGCGACAGCATCACCGCCGAGGGGGACTGGTCCGCAGCCCTTCCCGATCTCCGGATCCGCAACCGTGGCATCGGTTCGGACACCTCGGCCGACGTTCTTGAACGCCTGGACGACTCGCTGACCGGCCCACCCGGGCTGCTGCTCCTCATGATCGGCACGAACGACCTGGAGTTCGGGGTGGCCCACGCCCAGACGGTCCGCAACGTGTGCCTGATCCTGGACCGGGTGTCGGCGGCAGCCCCCGACACCCGGGTGGTGGTCCACGCGGCCCTCCCCCGACGCGACCGCTACCACCCCCTGGTGGCACCGCTGAACGCCGCCCTGGCCCGGGTGTGTGGCGAACGGGACCTCGAGTTCCTCGACCTGACCGTGCACTTCGCCGATGCCGATGGCATGTTCGACACGACCATGACCGATGACGGACTGCACCCCAACGGCCAGGGCCACCGACGGTGGGCCGACCTGTTGCGCCCAGTACTCGAGTCGTGAGAGCGGACCCGTAGAGCAGCCGACCGGAGGTCCCGGCGGACCGGGCCGGCTCAGGCCACGGAGGCCCCGAGCACGCCACCGATGGCGTAGGTCGCCATGCAGGCGCCTCCGGCCACCAGCAGCTGTCGGACCACCGTTCGGACGACGGAGCGTTCGGTCAACCTGGCCAGCAGGCCTCCCACCAGGGCGGCGGCGCCCACTCCGGACACCGCCGATGCCCACACTGCGCCGGTCCCCGATCCGACTAGCCACGGGACCAGCGGCACGAAGGCACCGACGGCGAATGCCAGGAAGCTGGCCGTCGCCGCCGCCACCGGGTTCCCCAACTGGCTGGGATCCACGCCCAGTTCCTCCCGGGCATGGACCTCCAGGGCCACCTCCGGGTCCGACATGAGCTCCGCGGCCACCCGTCCCGCCTGCTCGGGGTCGAGCCCACGCTCCACGTAGATGGCGGCCAGCTCGGCCTCCTCGGCCTCCGGGTTCTCGGCGATCGAGATCCGCTCGATCTCCAGCTCTCGCTCCACCAACTCCGCCTGGGCCTTCAACGACACGTACTCGCCGGCAGCCATCGAGATGGCACCGGCCAGCAGGCCCGATACGCCGGCCAGGCGGACGAATGACGGATCGGTGCTGGCACCGGCTATGCCGAGGATGAGTGCCACGTTGGATACCAGCCCGTCGCTGATCCCGAACACCGCAGCCCGGGCGGTCCCTCCCTGGACGTCCCTGTGCCTGTGCACCATCGATGCAGCCATGGCACGACGGTAGCCCGACCGGCCAGGTCGATCGGCCCTGGTCAGGAGGTGCGACCAGCCACGTTCACGAGGATCCACCGACGGGCGCCGGGTCGTCGCACGGGTCCACCTCGTAGAGCGGGTCCAACCGCCAGGGGCCGTCCTCCCATCCCGCCTCTGGCTCCAGACCGGCGTCACCCAGAATCGCCGCGGCGGCGAGGCCGGCCGCCACCTCGGTGCCCTCCCGGCAAAGGTGGACGCCGTCGACCTTGCGGATCGGCCATGCCACGCCGAGGCGATCCACGTGGTCCACGTACCGGCCCTCGGCGTCGGTGAAGCCGGGGGTCAGATCGACCACCGACATGCGGTCGTCGCCGGCCGCCAGAGCGACCAGCAGCCGGTTCAATCGCCCTGTGTGCCCGGGATCCGGTGACGGCAGCATCGTCAGCCAGTAGACGTGCGCCCCATCCGCGGCCAGCACGTCGAGCGCCACCCCCACGAGAAAGGAGTACTGGGCCTCCCAGTCCGGATCCTCCGGCCTGGGGAGGCGTCTCTCGCCGCCGTACACGGCCTGGACGTCCCAGATCCCGGCCTGGAGCACCACTGCCTCGGGCCGGACCTCGTCGAGGAACGGCGGCCATACCTCCCACCAGTGGAAGATCGGCCACTGGCTGAGGCCGAAGCCCATCTGCGTCCGATTGGCGGACACGACCAGGCCGGTGTGTTGCAGCGCGGCGGTCAGGCCCGGCTCGATCTCATAGGTGACGCTGTCACCCAGCACCATCACCCGCAGGGGCTCCAGGGCGGTGGGACTTCGCAGGATCCTGGCCGGTGGGACGGTTGTGGCCGTGGGCGGGACCGTCGTCGTGGCCGTGGCCTCGACGGTCGTGGGCGAGACAGTCGTCGTGGGCGGGTCCGTCGTAACGGTGGCCGGACCGGAGGCCGACTCGACGCCGGTCGATGGCTCCAAGGCGGTCGACGTGCCACCGGGCACGGTGCCTACCGGCACTGGAACCGTCGCGGCTCCACACGCCGCCACCAGCAACAGGGTCGCCGTCCATCCCGCCATCCATGCGGTGGTCCCTCGGCCCACACCCGCCATGGCTGCCGGAGCCGACGGGTCCTTGCTCCGACGTGCGTTTCCCATCTGAACTCAGGGACCCGACCGGGTGGTCAGCCAGGCACCCCCGACCAGGACCAGCGCTCCGGACACCTGCAGGGCGCCAAGGGTCTCGCCCAGGACGGTCACGCCCAAGACGGCGGCCACCACCGGGACCACGTAGGTCACCGCGGACATCCGCACCGGTCCGACCCGCCCGATGAGCGAGGCCGCGGCCACGTACGCGATGCCGGTGCCGCCCACCCCCACGGCCAGGTTGGCCGCCACGGCCGACCAGGCGAAGCCGGAGCCAGCCAGGCCGACAAGGCCCCATGGCGTGGTCGCCAGGCTGGCCACCACCAGCACCCGCAGGAGCACGGCGGGCGAGCCATACCGTCGTTGGAGAGGTCCGGCGATGTTGGCGGCGACCCCGTAGCAGGACACGGCCAGGATGACCAGAAGGACCCCTACGGCGCTGGTGTCGCCCACGGAGGCCGTAGGGATGCCGATCATGAGGAGTCCGACGATGCCGACCGCCACACCCACCACCTGCACCCGATGGGTGGCCACGCCGAAGAGGGTCGCGCCGGCGATCAGGGTCGTTACCGGCATGCCGCTGTTCATCATCCCGGCGATCGATGAGTCGATCCACGTCTGGGCCAACGGGAACATGCTGAGGGGTACAGCCATCCACAGGAGGCCCAGGAGGAACAGCCTGGGATTGTCGGACCGGTCCACGGGGCGCCGCGCCGACGGCACCCCGGCCATGAACGCCAGGCCCAGGAGGGGCCGCAGCCATGCCACCAGGCCGGGGTGCTCGGCATCCAGGGCGATGTCCATGAACAGGAAGGAGGAACCCCAGATCCCCGCCGCCGTCACCAGGAGCAACCAGTCGAACGGTGCCATCGGGCGCTGCTCAAACGATGGCGCGTCCGGTGGGGTCATCGGCTCGGGCATCGCCGCACGCTACCGGCGACCCACCGGTCGGACGGATCCAGCCCATGACAGGTCCGTCCCGATTGGGGACAGGGCCCGGGCCGTCCCTAGTTTCAGCACCGCTGTTCCGATCCCGCTCCTGGCACCGCCCGACCAAATCCGAGGAAGCCGTGTCATCCATCTCCGAAGCCGACGTTCGTTCCAGGATCGACCGACTCCTCGAGGCCGACCCATCCGACCGCCGGGGCTTCCTGGGTGCCCAGTTCGACCTGGGCCTGGCCTGGGTCCACTTCCCCGAGAACTGCGGTGGTCTGGGCGCAGACCGGGAGTTCCAGCGCCTGGTCCACGACGCCGTCGTGTCCGCGGACGGACCACACCCCTCCCATGACATCGGCTACGGAATGGCCGCCCCGACCATCGTGGCCTCGGGGACCGACGGGCAGAAGGCCCGATGGCTGCGACCGCTCTTCACCGGCGAGGAGGTCTGGTGCCAGCTCTTCTCCGAGCCGGGAGCCGGATCGGACGTGGCAGGGCTGTCCTGCCGAGCCGTGCGGGACGGCGACGAGTGGGTGGTGAACGGCCAGAAGGTATGGACGAGCAACGCCCACCTGGCCCGCTGGGGCCTGCTGGTCACCCGGACCGACCCCGACGCCCCCAAGCACAGGGGCCTGACCTACTTCGGTATCGACCTGGACCAGCCCGGGGTGGAGATTCGACCGCTGCGCCAGATGACGGGCCAGGCGGAGTTCAACGAGATCTACCTGACCGATGCCCGGGTGTCGGAAGCCGACCGCATGGGCGACGTCGGCGACGGTTGGAGGGTGGCTCTGACGACGCTCATGAACGAGAGGGTGGCGATCGGCGGGGGCACCCGGGAGACCGGGAAGACGACCGTGGACTGGATGCTGGAGGCCTGGAACGACCATGGCCACGACGATCCTGCCCGACGGGACGAGATGATGAGGTTGTGGGTGCGCAGCGAGGTGCTCCGCCTCAACAACCTCAGGGCCGAGGAGGCCCGGACCACCGGCACACCGGGCCCCGAGGGATCGATCGGCAAGGTCCTATCGGCAGAGTTCAACAAGGACGCCTTCGCCTTCGCCTTGGGCCTTACCGGCATGGATGGAACCCTGTTCGACGGCGGCTACGAACTGGACCGGACCCGGCCCATCCTGGACTACGAGACGCTGGCCGAGTACTTCCTGCGGGTGCGTGCCAACTCCATCGAGGGTGGGACAACCGAGGTGATGCGCAACATCCTCGGCGAGCGAGTGCTCGGCCTTCCTGGTGACGTCCGCGTGGACAAGGACCTGGCCTGGAAGGACGTTCCCAGGAGCTGATGCCCGACGCCGGGACGACGGGCGGTAAGCGGGCCCACTCAGTCCCCGGTGGGAAAGAGCGCCCTCAGGAGGACCACCGCCACGCCGGCGCCGACGACCTGCACGACTACGAACATCGGTGCACACGTCGGGTCGATCCCGGTGAAGGTGTCCGAGAGGGTGCGTCCGACGGTCACCGCCGGGTTTGCGAAGCCGGTCGACGACGTGAAGTAGTAGGCCCCGCCTATGTAGGCGCCGACCGCATAGGGCAGGTGGCTCGTCCGGGTCGTGCGCACCAGGCTGAACACGACAAGCAACAGACCGACGGTGGCCACCACCTCGGCCAGCCACAGGTGCCAGCCCGACCGGTCGGTGGTCGACAAGCCGACGGCGGGCAGATCGAACATCAGGTTGGCCAGGATCGTGCCGCAACACGCCCCGACCAGCTGTGCGACGACCATCGGTGCCACGTCGCGACCGGCCCGGTGGCCCAGCGCCCAGGCGCCGAGCGTGATCGCCGGGTTGAAGTCGGCCGAGATGGTCCCGAAGATCGAGATGATCGCCACGAGGACGGCGGCCGTCGCCGCGGCGTTCTGGAACAACTGGAGGCCCGTGTCGCCGGGGTTCAGCCGGGCGGCCATGATCCCCGAGCCGACCACGCCGATCAGCAGGAACATGGTGCCGACCGCCTCGGCCAGGAGCAGGCGGGACCTAACGGGGTTCGTCACTGACCCGAGGATAGGTACCCATGACACGCAGCAGGGGCGGGGCTCAAGCGAACAGGTCCGGGTGGCGGTCCTCTGCCATCCTCCGTAGGCCGGTGCGCCAGTCCACTGCGCACGCTCCCACGAGCGCCATCTTCCGGGTGGTGTCGACGGCCCGGCTGGACACCCCGTCCGAGGTCGGCGCCACCTCGAGCTCCAGGCCGGTCAGTCCGGCGAGGTGGCCCAGGTAGGTTCGGGTCTCCACCGCCTCGTCGCCCGACCAGTTGACGATGGTGGCAGGAACCTCGGCGATGCCGAGCATGGTGGGTACCTGGGCGTCGATGTCGTCCTGGTGGATCAGGTTGAACCACGCCGGCCGGTCGTGGATCGGGATCGGCATGCCGGCCCTCATCATGTCCAGCTGGTAGGCGGGCAGGCCGCCGTTCGGACCGTACGACATGTTCATCCGGGCGATGGTCGTGGGCAGGCCGAGCATCCGTGCCATGGAGCGGGCCACCGCCTCCTGGGAGTTCTTGGCGATCCCGTACGTCGGGGCGAACGACTGCTCGTGCCCACCCAGCGGGTCGCCTTCCGCGAGCCGATATTCGGGGTCGTCCACGTCCCGGTAGACGGCGCTGCTGGACATCACCAGCACCGATCGGGCATTGGAGAACCTCTGCATGAGCAGGCCGGTCCCCTCGGCGTTGACCGCCAGCGCCCGGTCGTAGTCGTCGCCGATGATGAACGCCGCCAGGTGGACCACGTGGTCGAACCGGTCGGGAAGGCCTGACCAGTCGGGTTCGGCGAGGTCTACGACCACCGTGCGACAGCCGGTGGCCTCGACCCGCTCCCGGGAGCCCTCGCCCGAGAATCGGGCGATCCCCCAAACCTCGTTGTCGGAGGCCAGCGACCGGACGATCGGGAACGCGATCTGGCCGGCCGGACCTGTGACGAGGATGCGTCGGTCGGTCAGCGGTTCGTCGGCCATGGCCGACGAACCTAGGCGTCGGTGTGGAGGATCCCGAAGACCAGCGAGTCGACGAGGGCCTGCCAGGAGGCCTCGATGATGTTCTCCGAGACGCCGATAGTGGTCCAGGTCTGCTCACCGTTGGTGGTGTCTATGAGCACCCTGGTCACCGCTCCGGTCCCCTGGCGGGTCTCCAGCACCCGGACCTTGAAGTCGGTCAGGTGCAGCCTCTCCAGTTGCGGGAAGCTGTCGTCCAGGGCCTTGCGGAGGGCGGCGTCCAGGGCGTTGACCGGGCCGTTGCCCTCACCTGTGGCTACCATGCGCTCGCCGTCCAGCTGGAGCTTGACGGTTGCCTCCGTCTCGACCTCCACCGCCACGTCATTCCAGGCCCGGCTCCCGCTACCCGACCGGTGGCCGACGTTGACCGAGAATGACTCCAGGACGAAGTAGTCGTGCGACCAACCCGAGGCGGCACGCATCAGGAGCTCCAGGGAGGCATCTGCCGCCTCGAAGTGGTAGCCGGCGTACTCGAGTTCCTTCAGGGTCTCCACGATCTCGCCGAGTACCTCGCCGTCAAGCTCGATACCCAGCTGTTCCGCCTTCAGAGCGATGGTCGAGCGGCCTGACATCTCCGACACCAGGAAGCGGGTGCCGTTGCCCACCAGGCCCGGGTCGATGTGCTCATAGGCGTCGCTCCGGCGGGCGATGGCGCTGGTGTGCAGGCCGGCCTTGTGGGCGAACGCCGTGGTGCCGACGTAGGGCTGCTGGGGATCGACGGTGAAGTTGACCAGCTCGGCCACATGGTGGGCCACCGATGTCAGTTCGGCCATCCGACCCTCGGGCAGCGTCTCCACGCCCATCTTGAGGCTGAGGTTGGCGATGATCGGCACCAGGTCGCAGTTGCCCACCCGTTCCCCGTAGCCGTTGATGGTTCCCTGCACCTGGGTGGCTCCGCCGGCCACCCCGGCCAGGGCGTTGGCCACCCCGCAGCCGGTGTCGTTGTGGAGGTGCACGCCTACAGCGCAGTCCACGGCGTCTACAACGGCGCGGACCATGGCCTCGACCTGGTCCGGCAGCGACCCGCCGTTGGTGTCGCACAGCACCAGGCAGTCGGCACCCGCCTCGGCCGCTCCCCGCAGTACCCGTAGCGAGAACTCCGGGTCGTCGCGGTACCCGTCGAAGAAGTGCTCGGCATCGAAGAACACCTTGCGGCCCCGAGACTTCAGGTACGTGACGGAGTCGGCCACCATGGCCACGCCCTCGTCGAGGCTGGTTCGCAGCGCCTCGGTCACGTGGTACGCCGAGGCCTTCCCGACTATGCAGACCACGTCGGTCTCCGCCGCCAGCAGGTTGGCCAGGGTCGGGTCCTCGGCGGCATCACCGTTCACCCTGCGGGTCGACCCGAAGGCCACCAGCTGGGAGCGTTCCAGGGCCAGCTCGCTCCTGGCCCTGGCGAAGAACTCCTCGTCCTTGGGGTTGGCACCCGGCCAGCCGCCCTCGATGTAGTGCACGCCGAGGCGGTCCAGCTGCTCTGCGATGCGCAACTTGTCCGCGACGGTGAGCGAGATGCCCTCCAGTTGGGCGCCGTCGCGCAGCGTCGTGTCGTAGATCTCGACCGCCGCCGGGAGCACGACGGACCGGTCCGCCGACTCAGGCGTCGACATGGTCGTTCCATTCCGAGTACTCGGGGCGCTGACCACGAACCGCCTGGAAGAAGACCTCCTGGACCTGCCGGGTGATCGGGCCGGGATCACCGATGACGCGGTCGTCGACGGAACGGATCGGCACCACCTCGGCCGCTGTGCCGGATAGGAAGGCCTCGTCGGCCGTGTATAGGTCGCTGCGGAGGAGGTTTCCCTGGACGTAGGGGATCCCGAGGTCCCCTGCGATGCGCCGGACGCAGTCCTGTGTGATGCCCGCCAGGGCACCGGCGCTTGTCGGCGGCGTCACGATGGTTCCGTCACGGACCACGAACAGGTTCTCACCGGTGCACTCCGAGACGTGGCCCTGTGGCGACAGGAGGATGGCCTCGTCGTAGCCGGCCTTCACGGCCTGCACCTTGGCCATCTGGGAGTTGATGTAGTGGCCGCATCCCTTGGCCGCCGGCGGCATGGCGTTCGGGTCGTGGCGCTGCCAGGACGAGATCATCATGTCGACGCCAGTGGTCAGGCCCTCGTCGCCGAGATAGGTCCCCCACGGCCAGGTCGCGATCGACACGTCGACCTTGCAGGGCAGCGGGTTGAGGCCCATCTCGCCGTAGCCGAGGTACACCAGCGGGCGGATGTAGCAGGAGAGGTGTCCGTTCACCCCGACGGTGTCCCTTGTCGCCGTGACCAGCTCGTCGACCGAGTACGGAATATCCAGGAAGAGGATCTTGGATGAACGGAAGAGCCGTTCTATGTGGTCGCGGAGCCGGAACACGGCCGGGCCGCGGTCGGTCTCGTACGCGCGTATGCCCTCAAACACGCCGTTGCCGTAGTGCAGCGTATGGGTCAGCACGTGGATCGTGGCGTCGTCCCAGTCGACGAGCTCGCCGTTCATCCAGATCTTGGAGGACTTCTCGATCGGCATCTCGGTTCCTTCGGTTCTGTCTCGGGTCGTTCTTCTCAGGTTGTCAGGTCTCGTGTCGGCGGTCGGCCCGGGACACCAGGGCGGCGACGGCATCCCCGATGGCCGTGGTCCCCTCGATGTCTGTGGACGGATCGGCACAGGCCGCCTCGATGCGCGCCGCTGCTTCGGGCTCCCCGAGGAAATCCAGCATCATGGCCCCGGAGAGGATGGCCGCCTTCGGGTTGGCGAGCCCGAGGCCGGCGATGTCAGGCGCCGAGCCGTGGACCGGTTCGAACATCGACGGGCCGGTGCGGTCCGGGTTCAGGTTGGCCGACGAGGCCAACCCGATGCCACCGGAGATGGCCCCGCCCAGGTCGGTGAGGATGTCGCCGAACAGGTTGTCGGTGACGATGACGTCGTACTGCTGGGGTGACTGCACGAAGTAGATGCAGGCCGCATCGACGTGGTTGTAGGCCGTCTCCACCTCGGGGTACTCGGCGGCCACCTCGTTGAAGGTCCGTTCCCAGAGGTCGCCGGCGAACGTCAGCACGTTGGTCTTGTGTACCAGGGTGAGGTGCCGACGACTGGTCATGGCCAGGTCGAACGAGTACCGGATGACCCGCTCGACGCCGTGTCGGGTGTTGACCGAGCCCTGGGTGGCGATCTCGTGGGGGGTGCCACGACGTAGGAAGCCGCCCTCGCCGGCGTACGTCCCCTCGGTGTTCTCGCGCACGACCCGGAAGTCGATGCCGTCGGTCGGATGCGCGAACGGCCGGAGGTTGACGTAGAGGTCGAGGGCGAATCGCATCTTGAGGAGCAGGCCGCGCTCGATGACACCAGGAGGCACCTCGGGGGTCCCGACGGCGCCAAGGTAGAGGGCGTCCAGGGAGCGCCACTCCTCGATGGTCTCGTCCGGCAGCACGGTGCCGTCACGTCCGTAGCGAGCGCCACCCAGGTCGTATCCGACCGTCTCGAGCTCGACCCCCGCCGCGCCGATCACCTTCAGGCCCTCGGCGATGACATCGGGCCCGATGCCGTCGCCGCCGATGATGCCTATGCGGTGGGTCACGACTGGATTCTCCTGATGGGGATGGGAACGAAAAAACCGTCCACCGAGGTGGACGGTCGGGGCGCACACCTGAGGTGGTGTGCGCTAGCCAATGATGATCACCTGCGGTCGGAAGGTCACGTAGCGAAGTGTACCAAGCACCCCCGGGGCCCAATCAACCGGGTTGTGCGTCGGGCCGACGGTCGGTCCACCGGGCGCTCTGGCTACCCTCTCGGCATGGCCGAAGCACAGCAGCTCTCCCAGGAGGCCCACAACCGGCTCGTTGCCGAGTTCCAGGACCTCACGACACGTGGACGCATCGACATCGCCCGCAAGATCGAGACGGCCCGCGAGCTCGGCGACCTCTCCGAGAACGGCGACTACCACGCCGCCAAGGAGGAGCAGGGCAAGATGGAGGGCCGGATAATGCAGCTAGAGAGCATCCTGGAGAACTCCGAGATCGTCGAGATTGCCACCGGCACCGTCGACCTGGTGGCACCGGGAACCGTGGTGGCCATCGTCTTCGAGGGTGACGACGAACCGGAGCGCATGCTGGTCGGCTCCATCGAGGAGAAGCGCGACGACGTGGGCGTCGTGTCGCCGGGTTCACCCCTGGGCGAGGCCCTGCTGGGCGCGGCGGTCGGCGACACGGTCTCCTTCGAGGCGCCCGGGGGCACCCTGGCCGTCGAGGTCGTGGCCATAGAACGGTGATGATCGACGCGCCCCCATGGCGTGAGGTCCACCTGCCGGGCCTCGGCAAGATGCACATCAGGGACTCAGGCCCGCCCGAGGGCGACCCGGACGCCCCCACCGTCCTGCTCCTCCATGGTTGGACGGTCAGCGCCGACCTGAACTGGTGCCGAACTTACGGGCCCCTGGCCCGGCGCGCCCGGGTGGTCGCCTGGGACCAGCGCGGGCATGGTTCCGGCGGCCTCCGTACCCGGGGACGCATGCGCATCGAGTCGCTGGCCGACGACGCCGCTGCCGTGGTCAGGGTCCTGGACCTCGACCGGGCGACCGTCGTCGGCTATTCGATGGGTGGGGCGGTCGCCCAGGCGATGTGGCACCGTCACCGGGACCTGGTGGACGGCCTGGTCCTATGCGCCACGGCCATGGCGTTCGGCCTCACGGCGACGGAGCGACGGGACTTCGCCGTGATGGGGGCATCGTCGCTGCCGGCCCGCCTGCTGTCCGCCATGGGACACGAGGAGCGCTGCTGGCGGGCGGCCAGGCGTGCCAGCGAACGCCAGGCCGGCGGGTCGATGGGCACAGGCGATGCCGAGTTCGACGGTTGGGCATGGGACGAGACGCGGGCCGGATCACTGGACCGGGTGCTGCGGACGGCCTGGAACCTCGGCCGGTTCGACGCCAGCAGCTGGATCCATGAGGTGGACGTGCCGCACGCCGTCGTGGTCTGCGGTGACGACGACGTCGTTCCGACGGCACGACAACGCCAGCTGGCCCACGCCCTTCCGGATGCGGCGATCGTGGAGATCGACGCAGACCATGCGGCCTGTGTCATCAGGCCCGACCTGTTCATTCCTGCGCTGTGCAGCGCCCTCGACTCGGTGTGCCGGCCGGTGCTCCGATGACCGACGGGTCGCCGCCACATTCAGCCGGTCCATCGATGCCGACGTGGTGGCGGGTGCTCTTCCTTACCGGAGCGGTGCTGCTGGCCGCCGGCCTGGTGGCAACCCTGTGGGTCACCGACGATCGGGGTCCGGTACCGGTCAGCGGCAGCGGCGCCGACAGCGGCGACTGAACCGGACGCTCAGCCGAATCGGCGCCGGCAGCCGTCGCCCGCCCACATCAGGAGGATTCTTCCCGTATCCGAGGTCTTGCCCACCGCTCCGAGGATGCCGTAGCCCAGAAGCGGCTCCGTGTCGAACCAGCCGGCCGGGTCCTGATCCGAAGGCTGCTCCAGCGTCAGCTGGTCTCCATGCGCAGCCAGAAGGTCGGCCACCGTGGAGCCGATACCTATGCGCTCCAGCGTCCAGAGCGACGTCGTGGTCGAGTCCTCACCGGTCAGGTACCACTGGGCCAGGAGCGTAGGACCGCCGGCCGCCCCGCGGCTCAGGACCACCTCCAGATCACCCCATCCGAGACGTCGGACCTCCGGCGGAGTGCAGCGGGCATCGGCTCCCCATCCGGGGTCGCCCACCGGCTCGCCCAGCACCGTGGTCAGGTCGGCCAGGGCGGCTTCGCCGTCGTCGCCGAAGGCCCACAGTCGCTCGGTGTCCGTGGTGGCATCCAGGGTGAAGCCGACGCCCGACAGCGTCACCGTGCCCAGCCGGGGCGGCGAGGTGGTCGTGGAGGGCGTGCCGTCCCCGGGTTCACCCCCGCCGGGTTGTTCCTCCGCCGCCGGTTCCTCCGAGGGAGCCGGGGCCGGGCGAAGGACCTCGCCGCTCACCGGGTCCACAGCCACCAGCGGCTCCTCGCCGGTCACCGGGTCCACGGCCACCAGCGGTTCCTCGCTGGTCGGCGGGGCGATGGTGGTCGGGGCCGGGGAGGTCGTGGACACCACCATGGTGGTGGGCGCCGGGGTCAGCGTGGTGGTGGGCGCCTCGACGACCGGAGCCTGCGGGGCGGTCGTCGCCACGACGGTGGGTGGTGGTGCAATGGGGCGGTCATCGCCCCGGAGGATCAGGAGGGCGGCGAACGCCCCCAACACCAGGACGGCCAGGACGAACAGGAACGAGGTGGGCAGTCCACGGCGGCGGCCCGACCTCGGTTCGTCGTCCTCGAAGACGGTCCGGGGACCGACCGCCA
This genomic window from Acidimicrobiales bacterium contains:
- a CDS encoding GDSL-type esterase/lipase family protein; this translates as MTGTADDPLRVPAEPTNGRYRDGRTARRLLGAVVVAASWAAFDTILGARRIYRAMVSNRRSRARSIQRAFPIETGDTVMLGDSITAEGDWSAALPDLRIRNRGIGSDTSADVLERLDDSLTGPPGLLLLMIGTNDLEFGVAHAQTVRNVCLILDRVSAAAPDTRVVVHAALPRRDRYHPLVAPLNAALARVCGERDLEFLDLTVHFADADGMFDTTMTDDGLHPNGQGHRRWADLLRPVLES
- a CDS encoding VIT1/CCC1 transporter family protein, whose product is MAASMVHRHRDVQGGTARAAVFGISDGLVSNVALILGIAGASTDPSFVRLAGVSGLLAGAISMAAGEYVSLKAQAELVERELEIERISIAENPEAEEAELAAIYVERGLDPEQAGRVAAELMSDPEVALEVHAREELGVDPSQLGNPVAAATASFLAFAVGAFVPLVPWLVGSGTGAVWASAVSGVGAAALVGGLLARLTERSVVRTVVRQLLVAGGACMATYAIGGVLGASVA
- a CDS encoding DMT family transporter, translating into MPEPMTPPDAPSFEQRPMAPFDWLLLVTAAGIWGSSFLFMDIALDAEHPGLVAWLRPLLGLAFMAGVPSARRPVDRSDNPRLFLLGLLWMAVPLSMFPLAQTWIDSSIAGMMNSGMPVTTLIAGATLFGVATHRVQVVGVAVGIVGLLMIGIPTASVGDTSAVGVLLVILAVSCYGVAANIAGPLQRRYGSPAVLLRVLVVASLATTPWGLVGLAGSGFAWSAVAANLAVGVGGTGIAYVAAASLIGRVGPVRMSAVTYVVPVVAAVLGVTVLGETLGALQVSGALVLVGGAWLTTRSGP
- a CDS encoding acyl-CoA dehydrogenase family protein, which codes for MSSISEADVRSRIDRLLEADPSDRRGFLGAQFDLGLAWVHFPENCGGLGADREFQRLVHDAVVSADGPHPSHDIGYGMAAPTIVASGTDGQKARWLRPLFTGEEVWCQLFSEPGAGSDVAGLSCRAVRDGDEWVVNGQKVWTSNAHLARWGLLVTRTDPDAPKHRGLTYFGIDLDQPGVEIRPLRQMTGQAEFNEIYLTDARVSEADRMGDVGDGWRVALTTLMNERVAIGGGTRETGKTTVDWMLEAWNDHGHDDPARRDEMMRLWVRSEVLRLNNLRAEEARTTGTPGPEGSIGKVLSAEFNKDAFAFALGLTGMDGTLFDGGYELDRTRPILDYETLAEYFLRVRANSIEGGTTEVMRNILGERVLGLPGDVRVDKDLAWKDVPRS
- a CDS encoding aquaporin, with the protein product MTNPVRSRLLLAEAVGTMFLLIGVVGSGIMAARLNPGDTGLQLFQNAAATAAVLVAIISIFGTISADFNPAITLGAWALGHRAGRDVAPMVVAQLVGACCGTILANLMFDLPAVGLSTTDRSGWHLWLAEVVATVGLLLVVFSLVRTTRTSHLPYAVGAYIGGAYYFTSSTGFANPAVTVGRTLSDTFTGIDPTCAPMFVVVQVVGAGVAVVLLRALFPTGD
- a CDS encoding NAD(P)-dependent oxidoreductase; protein product: MADEPLTDRRILVTGPAGQIAFPIVRSLASDNEVWGIARFSGEGSRERVEATGCRTVVVDLAEPDWSGLPDRFDHVVHLAAFIIGDDYDRALAVNAEGTGLLMQRFSNARSVLVMSSSAVYRDVDDPEYRLAEGDPLGGHEQSFAPTYGIAKNSQEAVARSMARMLGLPTTIARMNMSYGPNGGLPAYQLDMMRAGMPIPIHDRPAWFNLIHQDDIDAQVPTMLGIAEVPATIVNWSGDEAVETRTYLGHLAGLTGLELEVAPTSDGVSSRAVDTTRKMALVGACAVDWRTGLRRMAEDRHPDLFA
- the cimA gene encoding citramalate synthase; this encodes MSTPESADRSVVLPAAVEIYDTTLRDGAQLEGISLTVADKLRIAEQLDRLGVHYIEGGWPGANPKDEEFFARARSELALERSQLVAFGSTRRVNGDAAEDPTLANLLAAETDVVCIVGKASAYHVTEALRTSLDEGVAMVADSVTYLKSRGRKVFFDAEHFFDGYRDDPEFSLRVLRGAAEAGADCLVLCDTNGGSLPDQVEAMVRAVVDAVDCAVGVHLHNDTGCGVANALAGVAGGATQVQGTINGYGERVGNCDLVPIIANLSLKMGVETLPEGRMAELTSVAHHVAELVNFTVDPQQPYVGTTAFAHKAGLHTSAIARRSDAYEHIDPGLVGNGTRFLVSEMSGRSTIALKAEQLGIELDGEVLGEIVETLKELEYAGYHFEAADASLELLMRAASGWSHDYFVLESFSVNVGHRSGSGSRAWNDVAVEVETEATVKLQLDGERMVATGEGNGPVNALDAALRKALDDSFPQLERLHLTDFKVRVLETRQGTGAVTRVLIDTTNGEQTWTTIGVSENIIEASWQALVDSLVFGILHTDA